In Corynebacterium aquatimens, one genomic interval encodes:
- the efeO gene encoding iron uptake system protein EfeO has protein sequence MKKASILALLTVAALPLSACVENANTGSNSTDGKDGAIEVTAKSDSCEASKDSAESGNQTFTIKNEGKEVTEFYVLANDGLRVIAEKENIAPGTTAELIVPLEPGDYFTACKPGLRGPNVGQAKFTVTGQPIEVDASDQERFDKAVEDYIAYVKNEVAELVPATTEFANAYKNGDDEKAKEMYPNVRVHYERIEPIAEALGILDPRIDYREVDYIAEAEELKKDDETFTEWLGFHRIEKDLWPPAESDKNADGTPAREGWEPSDEKKRAEIADALIADVEQLDATVRDENFIKDNDITIATVSNGAMALLEEIAANKITGEENWWSHKDLYDFQSNLQGSRIAFDLVKDIAVERGEEGKKLVEDIEKRYDDLQEQLDEYGSLEAGFKDYSEVDAGEQQKLTRSLDALREELSRLTGTVLGI, from the coding sequence ATGAAGAAAGCATCGATCCTCGCCTTGTTGACCGTTGCAGCGCTCCCGCTGAGCGCATGCGTGGAAAACGCCAATACGGGTAGCAACTCCACAGATGGCAAAGACGGTGCCATTGAGGTGACCGCGAAGTCTGATTCCTGCGAAGCATCGAAGGATTCTGCGGAATCCGGTAACCAGACCTTCACCATCAAAAACGAGGGCAAAGAAGTCACCGAGTTCTACGTGCTGGCCAACGACGGTCTGCGCGTGATTGCGGAGAAAGAAAACATTGCCCCGGGGACGACCGCCGAGCTCATCGTGCCGCTGGAGCCGGGCGATTACTTCACCGCGTGCAAGCCGGGTCTGCGCGGCCCGAACGTCGGCCAGGCAAAATTCACCGTGACAGGCCAGCCGATCGAGGTCGATGCTTCTGACCAGGAACGCTTTGACAAGGCAGTGGAAGACTACATCGCCTACGTGAAGAACGAGGTCGCGGAGCTTGTCCCCGCTACCACGGAATTCGCCAACGCGTATAAGAACGGCGACGACGAAAAGGCGAAGGAGATGTACCCCAACGTCCGTGTCCACTACGAGCGCATCGAGCCGATCGCTGAAGCCCTGGGCATTCTCGACCCGCGCATTGACTACCGCGAGGTGGACTACATCGCTGAGGCTGAAGAGCTGAAGAAGGACGATGAAACTTTCACCGAGTGGCTGGGCTTCCACCGCATCGAGAAGGACCTTTGGCCGCCGGCGGAGTCCGACAAGAACGCGGACGGCACTCCGGCACGCGAGGGCTGGGAGCCTTCGGACGAGAAGAAGCGCGCGGAGATCGCCGATGCTCTCATCGCCGACGTTGAGCAGCTGGACGCAACCGTCCGCGATGAGAACTTCATCAAGGACAACGACATCACCATCGCTACCGTGTCCAACGGTGCCATGGCGCTGCTCGAGGAGATCGCAGCGAACAAGATCACTGGTGAAGAAAACTGGTGGTCCCACAAGGATCTCTATGACTTCCAGTCCAACCTGCAGGGTTCCCGCATCGCCTTCGACTTGGTCAAGGACATCGCCGTGGAGCGCGGGGAGGAAGGCAAGAAGCTCGTCGAGGACATCGAGAAGCGTTACGACGACCTCCAGGAGCAGCTGGACGAGTACGGCAGCCTCGAAGCTGGGTTCAAGGACTACAGCGAGGTAGACGCCGGTGAACAGCAGAAGCTGACTCGTTCCCTCGACGCGCTGCGCGAGGAGCTGTCACGGCTCACTGGTACGGTGCTGGGCATCTAG
- a CDS encoding glycosyltransferase encodes MATEPNADEARENCLIGIYAHHHGSGHIQRCREIQRQLRKIGWDAVILSTSPAGDVPLPDDAGHGQSGRAMTAGGTLHYAPYGNKGLRDRFAVIAQWVSDNNPQAFYVDVSAEVGMFLRLMGVPVVTLAMPGLRDDPPHQTAYRQAEAIIAAWPSWVGVPEFLQPHADRLHAVGGISRLQVPSGSVIQRDAKHVVVMAGMGGSTWDAKDWRAVEDACEGYRFTFLTEDNRIEDEAELARMLAGAGVVVTAGGQNSIADIAALGAPAILLPQPRPFIEQKMNAHVVRDAGLAVVPDSFPAPEEWPGLLDRAQVLNAEWSRWETEGAARRAADVIATVAADPRDTKTAIVTLASPSRAAHLTHQVNLAPEGIDHITVALSGREELAKAVPKSHVISADHSAEHNSGDTFNLARARNAGAREAIARGNDTVIFLDADCVAGGDLVPLYTKALTLNPEAIVAGPVTYMKRGELRTTRPDPHPARPNPAFGDVVSADDYNLFWSLSFACTAATWERIEDTFGGFDTGFTGYGGEDTDFGQNLSAHGFELLWVGGAHAFHQWHEVSSPPWEHLDDILTNAAYFHSKWGWWPMEGWLKEFEAAGAIALIDDRWVKRTSADR; translated from the coding sequence ATGGCCACAGAACCCAACGCCGATGAAGCCCGTGAAAACTGTCTAATCGGCATCTACGCCCACCACCACGGCAGCGGACACATCCAACGCTGCCGCGAAATCCAGCGGCAGCTGCGGAAGATCGGCTGGGACGCTGTTATTTTGTCCACATCCCCTGCCGGTGACGTGCCGTTGCCGGATGATGCCGGCCATGGCCAGTCTGGCCGCGCCATGACTGCGGGTGGGACCCTGCACTACGCGCCGTACGGCAACAAGGGACTACGCGACCGCTTTGCCGTGATTGCGCAGTGGGTATCTGATAACAACCCGCAGGCGTTCTACGTTGATGTTTCCGCCGAGGTCGGCATGTTTTTGCGCCTAATGGGCGTGCCCGTGGTCACGCTTGCCATGCCTGGTTTGCGGGATGATCCACCCCACCAAACCGCCTACCGCCAGGCCGAAGCAATTATCGCCGCCTGGCCGAGCTGGGTTGGTGTGCCGGAGTTTTTGCAGCCGCACGCTGATCGGCTCCATGCCGTTGGCGGAATTTCACGCCTGCAGGTGCCTTCAGGATCGGTCATTCAGCGCGACGCGAAGCACGTCGTCGTCATGGCGGGCATGGGCGGCTCAACGTGGGACGCGAAGGATTGGCGCGCGGTAGAAGACGCGTGTGAGGGCTACCGCTTCACGTTCCTCACTGAGGACAACAGGATTGAAGATGAGGCCGAACTGGCCCGGATGCTCGCCGGCGCCGGGGTTGTTGTCACCGCCGGTGGCCAGAACTCCATCGCTGACATCGCTGCTCTTGGCGCACCCGCGATCCTTCTGCCCCAACCGCGGCCCTTCATTGAGCAAAAAATGAACGCCCACGTCGTGCGCGATGCAGGCCTGGCCGTGGTCCCCGATTCCTTCCCCGCCCCGGAAGAGTGGCCAGGCTTGCTCGACCGCGCTCAAGTACTGAACGCCGAGTGGTCACGCTGGGAAACCGAAGGGGCCGCACGCCGCGCCGCCGACGTCATCGCGACTGTTGCAGCAGATCCACGGGACACGAAAACGGCGATCGTCACCTTAGCCAGCCCCTCGCGGGCCGCCCACCTTACCCACCAGGTGAACCTGGCCCCGGAGGGAATCGATCACATCACCGTCGCGCTCAGCGGCCGCGAGGAATTGGCAAAAGCTGTCCCGAAAAGCCACGTCATCAGCGCCGATCACAGCGCCGAGCACAATTCCGGGGACACCTTCAACCTCGCCCGCGCGCGAAATGCCGGTGCGCGTGAGGCGATCGCACGGGGCAATGACACCGTGATTTTCCTAGACGCAGACTGCGTCGCTGGCGGTGATCTGGTCCCGCTGTACACGAAAGCGCTGACGCTGAATCCAGAGGCAATCGTCGCTGGCCCCGTCACCTACATGAAGCGCGGCGAGCTGCGCACGACTCGCCCTGATCCCCACCCGGCGCGGCCGAACCCGGCATTCGGCGACGTTGTTTCGGCGGACGATTACAACCTGTTCTGGTCGTTGTCTTTCGCTTGCACGGCGGCCACGTGGGAGCGCATTGAGGACACATTCGGTGGCTTCGACACCGGCTTTACCGGTTACGGCGGGGAAGACACGGACTTCGGCCAGAATCTTTCTGCACACGGTTTTGAGTTGCTGTGGGTGGGCGGGGCCCACGCTTTCCACCAGTGGCACGAGGTGTCCAGCCCACCGTGGGAGCACCTCGACGACATTCTCACGAACGCCGCTTATTTCCACTCGAAGTGGGGGTGGTGGCCCATGGAAGGCTGGCTCAAAGAATTTGAAGCCGCCGGGGCAATCGCGCTTATCGACGACCGGTGGGTCAAGCGAACATCTGCTGACCGATAA
- a CDS encoding Dyp-type peroxidase has translation MTSSKFTRRTFFALGGASTAGLAAAACSPNDEASSADGTASSVSDFEELVIPFSGEHQAGIITPMQNNMHFAAFDVDEEIDRDDLIDLLTRWTKASRRLTMGGDVTAKGAFGGGENFPPDDSGEAVDLGPSGLTITFGFGKNLFRKQFGLEGKLPKEFTDMPKMTNDFTDQDHSHGDICIMACANDPQVAGHAIRNLTRLGVPDAVLRWTQIGFGRASVTSREEKTPRNLFGQKDGTANIRSDETDTLNEHVWIPENSSQSWAAGGSYMTVRRIRMLTEIWDTLQLQEQERVTGRDKHEGAPLSGGDEFTEPDFDAKDERGLPKIDHESHLFNVHPNQNGGIKMLRRAFNFIDGSDEQGRLLAGLFFIGFTKTVDRFATVHQSMSRDMMFVEYCKTTNTGTYLVPPGIGDGDDDFIGQQMFA, from the coding sequence GTGACCAGTTCAAAATTCACCCGCCGCACGTTCTTCGCACTGGGCGGTGCAAGCACCGCAGGTCTTGCTGCCGCAGCATGTTCGCCTAACGACGAAGCGTCTAGCGCCGACGGCACGGCCAGCAGTGTCAGCGATTTCGAGGAACTGGTCATTCCTTTTTCCGGTGAGCACCAAGCCGGCATCATCACACCGATGCAGAACAACATGCACTTCGCCGCGTTCGACGTGGACGAAGAGATTGATCGTGATGATTTGATTGATCTGCTCACCCGGTGGACCAAGGCATCGCGGCGCCTCACCATGGGCGGCGATGTCACTGCGAAAGGCGCTTTCGGTGGCGGTGAGAATTTCCCGCCGGACGATTCCGGTGAAGCAGTTGACCTAGGCCCGTCTGGTCTGACGATCACTTTTGGCTTTGGCAAGAACCTGTTCCGTAAGCAATTCGGCCTGGAAGGCAAGCTGCCGAAAGAGTTCACGGACATGCCAAAAATGACCAACGATTTCACTGATCAGGACCATTCCCACGGTGACATCTGCATCATGGCCTGCGCCAATGACCCGCAGGTCGCTGGTCACGCCATCCGCAATCTGACCCGCCTTGGGGTGCCGGATGCGGTGTTGCGCTGGACGCAGATTGGGTTCGGACGCGCATCCGTGACTTCCCGTGAAGAAAAGACACCGCGCAACCTGTTTGGTCAAAAAGACGGGACGGCCAACATCCGCTCCGATGAAACGGATACGCTCAACGAGCACGTCTGGATCCCGGAAAACTCCTCCCAATCGTGGGCGGCGGGCGGATCGTACATGACGGTGCGCAGGATCCGGATGCTCACGGAAATCTGGGATACTTTGCAACTCCAAGAACAGGAACGCGTCACGGGCCGCGACAAGCACGAAGGCGCTCCTCTAAGCGGCGGCGACGAGTTCACCGAGCCGGACTTTGACGCAAAGGACGAACGCGGCCTGCCAAAAATCGACCACGAATCGCACTTGTTCAATGTCCACCCGAATCAAAACGGCGGAATCAAGATGCTGCGTCGCGCCTTCAACTTCATCGACGGCTCCGACGAGCAAGGCCGCCTGCTCGCGGGCTTATTCTTCATCGGGTTCACCAAAACCGTGGACCGCTTCGCCACGGTCCACCAGTCCATGTCCCGCGACATGATGTTCGTGGAATACTGCAAGACCACCAACACGGGAACATACCTGGTCCCGCCGGGGATCGGCGATGGGGACGACGACTTTATCGGTCAGCAGATGTTCGCTTGA